The genomic region CCGCGCCGGACGGATGAAACGCATCTTTGCCCATCACATCTGCGACTGGCTGGTGCCGACCAAGGACATGCTGCTCGACCGCGGCATGATGGGCGATGGCGTCATCGACCTCAAAGGCATAAGACGGATGATCGAGGCGGCCGGCTTCTTCGGCGCGCAGGAGGTGGAGATCTTTTCGGCCGAGACCTGGTGGAAACGCCCGGCCGACGAGGTGATCGCCACCTGCGTCGAGCGCTTCAGAAGCTGCTGCCAGATCTAATTTTCAATATTCGTTTCATCACGCATGCAGGAGGATCATTCGATGGAGAAACGCCGTTTTGCCCTGATCGGCACCGGGAACCGCGGCACCACCATGTGGGGCAAGGATCTGCTGGCCGGCTGGCGCGAACATGTCGACCTCACAGCCATCGTCGAGAAGAATTCGCTGCGCGGCGAGCGCGCCCGCAACATGATCGGCAGCAACGCGCCCCTCTATGAAAACATCGATTCCATGCTGGCCGAGCAAAAACCGGATCTGGTCATCGTCTGCACGCCCGACCAGACGCATGACGATATTATCGTGAGGGCGCTGGAGTCCGGCATCGACGTCATCACCGAAAAGCCGATGACCACCTCGGTCGAGAAAATTCGCCGGATTCTTGATGCCGAGAAGCGCACCGGCCGCCGCGTCGACGTCTCCTTCAACTATCGCTACGCGCCAACCGCCGCCAGGATCAAGGAGCTTCTGAACGCCGGCGAGATCGGCCGGGTGACCTCCGTCGATTTTCATTGGTATCTCAACACCAAGCATGGTGCCGACTACTTCCGACGCTGGCATGCCTATACGGAAAATTCCGGCAGCCTGTTCGTCCACAAGGCGACGCATCATTTCGATCTGCTGAACTGGTATCTCGACAGCGATCCCGACGCCGTCACCTCGTTTGCCGACCTGCAGAACTACGGCCGAAAGGGTCCGTTCCGCGGACCGCGCTGCAAGCTCTGTCCGCACGCGCATGAATGCGACTATTATCTCGATCTCGAAAAGGATCCCTTCCTCGATCAGCTCTATGAAGATCCCTCGAAGATCGACGGTTATTTCCGCGACGGCTGCGTTTTCCGCGAAGACATCGATATTCCCGATACGATGATGGTCAGCCTGCGCTACCGCAACAATGTCCATGTGTCCTATTCGCTGAACACCTTCCAGCCGATCGAAGGCCACCACCTCGCCTTCAACGGCACCAAGGGACGCATCGAGATTCGCCAATATGAGGCCCAGCCCTGGGAAGAGCCGAAGCAGGACACGATCCTGCTCATCCGCAATTTCCCGAATGGCAAGGAGGCCGTCGAGCGCATCGTCGTTCCGCATTTCACCGGCGGCCATTACGGCGGCGACGACCGGATGCGCAACATGATCTTCAAGCCCGATATGGAAGACCGGCTCGCCCAGCGCGCCGGCACGCGGGCGGGCGCCATGTCGGTGCTCTGCGGCATTGCCGCGCTGACGAGCTCACGCACCGGCAAGGTGGTCAATATTGCCGACCTGATGCCGGAGCTTGCCAATGACGGCTCAACCAATTCGTTGAGGACATCGCGCTGACGGGTGCCTTTGAACGAGGAATGCCTCAGGCGGTGTTTTCGAGATCCTGCCGGAGGATCTGATAGAGCAGCGGCCGGCCGGTCATGAAACGCTCGATCTCGTCCACCGCCATCTCGCCAAGACGCGCCCGTTCCAGGCCGATGGCGCCGGCAATGTGCGGGGTCAGGAAAACGTTCGGCAGGTCGTAAAAGGCCGAACCGGCCTCCGGAATTTCCGGATCAGTGACGTCGATGACCGCGTCGATGCGGCCGGTCTGGAGCTCCGATAGCAAGGCGGCTTCGTCGATGAGGATGCCGCGCGCGGTGTTGATGAGCGTTGCCCCATCCTTCATCAGCGACAGTTTTTCCGCACCAATCATATGTCGCGTCGACGGCAGCGACGGCGCGTGCAGGGAAACGATATCGGCGCGTCGCATCAATTCGTCGAGATCGACTTTTTCGGCTCCTAGCCGCGCGGCCTCGGCCGCATCGAGCATAGGGTCGAAGAGCAGTAGCCTGTAGTCGAAGGGTTTCAACAGCTCGATCACCCGCCGGCCGATACGCGAGGCGCCGACGACGCCGAGGGTGCGGCCGTAATTTCCGATCGCTTCGCGCTGCATCGGATAGGTGCGATCGCGGTTGCGGTCGGCGACGTAGAGATCGCGGAAACGGAAGGCGCGTTTGCCGGCGAAGAGGATCGCAGCCAGCGTGAATTCGGCAACCGGCACGGCGTTGGCTTCGGCCGCGTGGCTGACCGCTATGCCGGCTTCGAAGATGGAGTCATCAATGATGCCCTTGACCGTGCCCGCGGCATGGACGACGAGGCGCAGCCGCGGCGCGGCAGCGGGAATCTCAGGCCCGACATAGGGCGCACCCCAGCCGGTGATCAGGATCTCCGCTTCCGAAAGCAGACGTCTTGCCCGCGCGTCGTCCAGCCGCTGCAGCGGCTCGGGGTCGAGCAGGCGACCGATCGTATCGAGCCGGCGCAGGATCTCATCGGGCAGGACGTGCTCCGTGCGCGACGGTTCCATAGCAAGGACGATCGCCGGACGGCTCATGGCATCTGACCCGGCGCTTCGATGGCGCTGACGGTCACGCCCTTTTCCCGCACCAGGGCCTCCAACGCCACAATATCAGGCGCTTTCGGCGGCCGCGTCCAGGCCGACGAAACGGCAGTGGGATCGTCGAGTGCCAGCACCGCCGTCACCAGAATGGTTTCGCCGGCCGGAATCTGACCACGCAGCTGCGGCACGATGGTTTTGGCGACGATCACATTGGTGTTGGGCTGCGCCTTCTGCGCCAGCCCCGCGCGCTTGACTGAGGAACCGAGATCCAGAATGCCGGTGAAATCGGTTTGACCGATCGCATAGGCTGCCCCCTCCGAAGCCGACAGCCTATCCTGCTCGAAATCGCGGCGGCCGATGGCAAAGCCGCCTTCGGCAATCCGCAGCGGCCGGCCCGACCTGATCCGGTGGAGGCGGATATGCCAGGGGGCGGCGGGCACGAGCCAGGTTTCGACTTCGGCATCGGGGAAGGGCGACCATTTCGAATGAAGCACATCACCCGCGAGCCGGGCCTCCTCATTCGTTTCACGCACGCGGTAGTGCAGGCCGTCATCGCTGAAAGCCAGCATCGAATCGAAGGCGGCCAGCGCAAAGCCGCGCTCATCCGACTCGACGCTGAAGCCGTAACGGGCCGAATATGCGAATTTTGCGTATTTCTCGGTGCCGAAACGCATCTGCAGGTTTTCCTGGCCGGAGGATAGCGCCACGACATCGCCGCCTGCCCGCATCAGAACCATGCCGGGATGACGCTGGGGAATGACTTCGGGCGCCTGCTCCGGCGCCTTCTCGCTGGCGGTCCAGAAGGGATGATCCTCGGCGATCGCCAGCGGCAGAAAGGCCTTCAAGGCCCAGTAGGGCGAGCCGGCGGAATTGTAGCTCTCCGACATCAAGAGGTTCGGATAACCGAAACCGATCGACAGCACGCCGTCGCGATCGGCGATCGGCTTATCCCTCCACCAGCGCAGATGCTGCAGGCAGAGATGCTTGACCTCGCCCCAGGGCAGCGCCTCGACATCGGCAAAGGCGAGCACCGACCAGAAGCCGGCGCAGGCGAAGCGATAAGTCAGGCTGCGGCCGAAGGGGATCGTTGCGCCATCGGCGGCAAACCAGTGGCGGAAATCCCGGGCGAACAGGATCGCCCGTTCGCGGTAGCGCCTGGCGTAATCGTCGTCGACGAGCTTCGAATAGATCAGCCCGTAAAAATGCATGGCGAAGGGGATGTAGTGGTCGATGCGGCGGACATTGCCGTCACGATACCAGCCGTCGCCGATATAGAAGCCCTCGAGCTCTTCCAGATATTGCCGCGTCAGGCTGCGGTCGAAATCGGCGCCGAGGCGATCGAGGGCGATGTCGACGAAAATCCGGAAGAATTTCCAGTTGTTGTCGGCATAGTCGAACTGCCTGGCATGTTTGAGATAGGCGATGAGATTGCCGCGGGCGCGCTGATCGAGCGGTTCCCAGATTTTTTCCGGCACCAGCGCCAGGGCAAAACCGACAGCAGCAAGCTCGACCATCCGCTGGTCGCGGCCATTGACCGTTCCCCAATATTCGGGATGGGCGGGATCGGTGCCGTTGGCGAGGCCTTCGGCGAACCGATGCCAGTGGGCGAAGTCGCCCTTGCCGGCGCCAAGCGGCGCCAGTCCCCAGAGCGGGCGGGCGAAGCCTTCGAGATCGGCCGCCGCCCGGTCGAAATGGGCGGCGGCACCGCTCAGCCTGACGCGGGCATTGCCTTTCGAAAAACAGGTAAGCAGCGGGTCGAAGAGATCAAGCAGGGCCCGGCTCATATCGGCACGGGTTTCGAGCGGATTGCCGGCGAGCGGGTTGGCGCTGGCGGGATCATAGGTCATCGGATCACTCACGGGTTTCAGCGTTCGGAACGGTCCCTCCCGCAACGGGAACGACAGCCTGGCAGATGTGGCGCGCCGGCGCCGTCCTGTTGCGGAAACGCGACAGCATCAGCGAGACGGCTTCACGCCCGAGCGCGGCGCGGTCGACGCGCATGGTGGAAAGCTGCGGATTGGTCATCAGCGCGCAGGGCAGATCATCGAAGCCGACGATCGCGAAATCCTCCGGCACCCGCAGACCGGCTTCGGTGACGGCCTCCAGCACGCCGACGGCGATGAAATCATTCATGCAGAAGGCGGCGGTGAAACCGGCATTTTCGGCAAGGATCGCGGCCGTGCGTTCATGGGCCTCGCCGCTGGCGCTGCCCTGCAGTGCGAGCGGCACGAAACGGCCCTCGGCACCGGGAACGGCGGCGATGGCCGCCTCGAAACCGCGGATGCGCTCCCGGATCGTATGGCGGTGCGAGCCGCTCAGATGCAGGATGCGGCGATGGCCGGCCTTCATCAATCGGCTGGCCGCCTGATAGGCGCCGAAGAAATTAGCCGGCGAAACGCCGTCGAACTGCATTCTGGGATCGGTGCCGTTGACGAGGACGGCCGGCGTCATGGTCTCCCGCAGCCAGCCGCGCAGCATCTCGTTCGGATCGATGCCGACAAGAAAGAGCCCTTCGGCGCCCGCTGCCTGCATATAGTCGCGCACGGCGTCCGGGGTGGTGCGATCCTCGCGGACCATGCGGATTTCGAAGGGCATGCCCGCTTCGGCGGCTCCGGCGCGCAAGCCGTCGACGATGGCCTCATAAAAGACGCTGAGGCCGCCGGTGACGCCGTCGCTGGCGATCAGCGCCAGCCCGCCGGCAACGGCTTCAGTCGCAGATTTGACCGGATAGCCATGCTCGGCCGCCACCTTCAGGATCTGGCGGCGCACGGTTTCGCTGATGCCGGGTTCGTTGGCAAGCACCCGCGACACCGTGGAGACGGAGACGCCGGCCAATGTGGCGATATCGGCCTGGCGCGGCCGTCTGATCTTTTGTTCGTTCATAACCAAAGCTTATGCAAGTTATGCAAATTTGCAAGATAATCATTATTTCTTGCAATGAATATTTTTTTGCGTACTCTTTATGACGAATTGCTCGCAAACGCCATTGGGAGGATGGCAGCGGGCATATTGGGGCAAGGAGGATATCATGCAGGTCAACCGCCGTTCATTTCTGATGGGTACAGCCGGAGCAGCCGCCGGCCTCGCCTTTGGCGCGGGAAGCGCCGTTCCGGCTTTTGCCGAAGACGTATCGCTGCGCGCCATGTGGTGGGGCTCGAACGACCGCGCCAAGCGCACGCTTGACGTCGCCAAACTCTACCAGTCGAAGACGTCAGGCGTCACGATCGTCGGTGAATCGCTGTCGGGCGACGGCTACTGGACGAAGCTCGCCACCCAGATGGCCGGCCGCGCCATCGCCGATGTCTTCCAGCTCGAGCCGGGAACGATCTCCGATTATTCCAAGCGCGGCGCCTGCATGCCGCTCGACGAATTCGTCCCCTCGACGCTGAAGGTCCAGTCCTTCGGCGCCGACATGCTGAAACTGACCACCATCGACGGCAAACTCTATGGTGTCGGCCTCGGCCTCAACTCCTTCTCGATGTTCTTCGACACCGTCGAATTCGAAAAGGCCGGCATCCCGCTGCCGACACCCGAACTGACCTGGGATGAGTATGCCAAGCTCGCCGTCGAACTCACCAAGTCTTCCGGCAAGAGCGGAGGACCCTATGCGGCCCGCTACGCCTATGTGTTCGACGCCTGGCTGCGCCAGCGCGGCAAGAGCCTTTTTGCCAAGGAAACCGTCGGGCTCGGCTTTACGGCCGACGATGCCACGGAATGGTTCGACTATTGGGAGAAGCTGCGCAAGGCGGGCGGCACCGTTGCCGCCGACGTCCAGACGCTCGATCAGAACACCATCGACACCAATTGCCTTGGTCTCGGCAAATCGGTGATCGGCATGGCCTATTCCAACCAGATGGTCGGCTATCAGCTGATCATCAAGAACAAGCTCGGCATCACCATGCTGCCGCGGGAAAAGAAGGGCGGCCCGTCGGGCCACTACTACCGTCCCGCACTGATCTGGAGTCTCGGCGCCACGACGAAGAACGGCGAAGCGGCCGCGAAATTCATCGATTTCTTCGTCAACGATATCGAGGCCGGCAAGATCCTCGGCGTCGAGCGCGGCGTGCCGATGTCGCCGGCCGTGCGTGAAGCCATTCTGCCTCAGCTCAACCCGACGGAGCAGGAAACGGTCAAATACGTCAATCTTCTCAAGGATCAGGTCGGCGAATATCCGCCGCCGGTGCCGATGGGCGCAACCCAGTTCGACCAGCGCGTCCTGCGCCCGATCTGCGACGAACTCGCCTTCGAACGGATTTCGCCGGCCGATGCGGCGACCCGGCTCGTCGAAGAGGGTAAGGCGACGCTCAAAGGATGAGCGATCGCCCGACATGAAGAGAGGCCCGCGAACCCCGGCGGGCCTCTCTCGTTTTGCGGTATCAGTTGCCTACGCTTTCGACCACGCGCCAGTCCGGCCGGCCGAGATCGAACGGCCAGGCGTGCACATCCCGGTCGTTGAAGTAGACGACCTCCTGCAAGTTCGGAAAGGCGCTCTGCTTCAGCGTCGCGGTTTCGATCCAGGGCCTGACATAGGCGTCGCCGCCTTCATAACCCAGCTCCGCCACCCAGACCGGCTTGCCGTAGCCGGCGACGAGATCGTAACCCTGCTTCAGCGCTTCGGCGAACGTGCGATGCTTGTTGTAGGCAAGCTCGTCGTAGCGTTCCAGGCCAAAGACCGAGAGGCCGACGAGATCGACATAATCGTCGCCGGGGTAGTAGTCCTGCAAGCCGGGCTCACCCTTCGGCGACCACATGATTTCAGTGCCCGGCGCCTCCTGGCGGACGATATCCATCATTCGCTTGTAGGCGGCGATATAATCGCGCGGATTCCACCCGGACCATGAGAACCGTCCCGACTTGTCCTCCATCTCCTGGCCCCAGCGGACGATCACCGGGCTTTTCAGCTGGGATATCATCTGCGCGATCGCCCGCATGTTGACATCGTAATCGCCGCGCAGGACCTTCTGGCGAAGCTCGTTGGAGGTCAGCCGCCAGTCGACGTCCCAGGACCACGGCTCCACTGAGATCAGCATATTGCGGCCCCTGGCCAGCGCGTAGGCATCAGCGACGCGCAGCGTCTCCAGATCGACGTCCTCCCAGGGCAGGAACAGGGCCTCGGTCGAGACATTCGATTGCGCGCCGAAGTCGCCATGCGGATCGTAGGCGCCGAACTTGATGCCGTCGGAATGCAGAACGGGGCGTTTGTCGATGATCGTCTGGACGCCTGCCGCCGGGTTCGGAACAATGCCGGCATATTGCATCTCGCTTCGGCCAGGCATATCAGCGGCACACAGCAGGAGCAGTGCCATCGCTGCGGTCGAGAGGTTTTTTTTCATCAGCTTCTTCACGGCTCACCCTCCTTTTCGGGCTACTTCCTGGCTCAGCAGGACCTGCTTCAGGTCATGCGCCTTGGCGCTGACCGAATCCATGGGAACGAGCTTGCGAAACTCGTCATCAACGCGCACGGACGCATGACGGAAGACGTACCAATTGCCGTCCGGCTGGCGCCGCTGATAGATCGTGTTGCCGATCTTGCGGTGGCCGAAACAGGTGCTGGCGCGGGCCGCACCTTCGGCATTCGTCCAGGTGGCGCGCATGCAGAGCTGACCGAGATCGTCGACCACCCACTTGCCTTCGGCGAAGGATTGCTTGCCCTTGTCGTTCACCCAGGCGACGAACCGCCGGCCGTCATCCGAGAAACGGCCGCCGCCGGTGTTCCAGACCCAGGTCTTGTCGCCGTAGATGCGGTAGAGCTCATAGGCACTGAGCGGCGTCGGCGTCGCCGCCTTCTTGCCGGCTGCCTCGGCGCCATGTGCCGCCAACGGCAGGCATAGGCTGAGAGCAAGCGCTGCTCCATAAAGTTTCGATCCGATACGCATTACATCCTCCTGTTCGGCACTTGCCGGCTCCGCCGGCTCAGACACCCTGTTGGTCCCGTCCCATGTTGCCGAACCCATTCCATTTGAGACGGAATTTCGTGATCTTGGTCTTGCCGCCGCCGAGGCCGGCACCGGCCACGGCAAATTGCGTTTCGGTGAAGCTGACGAATGGCTGGCCGTGGGAAAGGGCTTCGAGGCTGCGGAGACCATGGCTGCCCAGCTGCATGCCGCCGGTAAACCAGATGGCAAGCCCCATGGCGGTCGCGAGCCGCAGCCCGTGCGATTGCGGCAGCAGCGGCAGGCCGTTCTCGATCGCATGGCGAACGACGATCAGCACCGCCACCGACAGATAGATCGAGAGGTTTATCGCCGCGAAAATATAAAAGCCTTGGGCGGCGGCGGCCTCGCTGGCGAGCGCTATGGCGACGGCGCACAGCCCGGCGAGCGCGATATAGGGCGCGACGACGCGCAGCGGCAGAGAATGCTGCTGCTGCTTTCCCTTCGGCGTGATGCGGAAATCGACGAAGGAGCCGGAGATATAATCGCGCATGGCCGCCAGGCTGCCGGCGAGCGACCATGGCCAGCGCAGGAAGATGAAGGCCAGCCCCTCCCAGCCGAACAGTTTCGCATCATGCGGCCTGAAGCTTCCCGTCGCTCGCCAGAAGACGGAAAACAGCGTCAGCACGACCGATATCGGCGCGAAATGCAGCAGAAAATCCGGATAGGTGACGTTGACGAAAACATGGCCCGTCAGCAGGGCGGCAACCGGCAGCAGGAACATCACCGCCATGAAAACGGAAAAGAGCGGATACCACAGCTGCGAGAACACGAACTGAAATTTCAGCCGCCACGGCAGATGCGCGATGTAGCGGCTGGAATGTTGCAGCAGAATGGTGACGAGGCTGCGCGACCACTGGAACTCCTGGACGACGAGATCGGCAAAATTCGCCGGGCCGTCACCATGGGCGATCGCATCGACGGCATGCACGCCGCGCCAGCCGCCGGCATTCATCATCAGCGTCGTCGAATGGTCTTCGGCAAGCTCGGGGCCGAGGCCGCCGATCTGACGCAGCGCCGAGGTGCGAACCGCATAATGCGAGCCGATGCAAAGCGGCGCCCAGCCATTGTTGTAACCGGTCTGCAGCGAACCGTGCAGGCTGGCCTCGGCATAGAGCCTGCCGCGCGCGGCCCAGCTCGCAGCCGCATTCGCATCGCAGATGCTGGGCGCGGAGACATAACCGATTTCGGGGTCGGCGAAGGGACGCAGGACCTCGCGGAGATAGGTCGGCGTCGGCACATGATCGGCATCGAACTGGGCGACGAAATCGTAACGCGCATAGCCGAAATGATCGTAGAAATAGGCGAGGTTGCCTTCCTTGCAGCGCGTCCGGCGCGGCCAGGTCGCACGATGATAGTCCGCCACCCCCTTTCGGGTGGAGATCAGCACGCCGCGCTCGGCGCACCAGCGCCGGGTCTCCTCCGAAGGATCCTCGTCGGCCAGCCAGACATCGAAATCGACGCCGACCTGGTCGAGCATCGCCTGCAGCGTGGCGCGGACGACGGCAAAGGGCTCGGAGGGCGCCTTGGTGACCACCATCGCCACCCGCCCCTCCGGCAGCTCTGCGCGCGGGCTGACCGTCCGCGCATCGAGGAAGATCAGGATGAAATAGGCCGGGACGAGCGTGATCCAGCCCAATACCAGGGTGATGAGCACGAAGGCGGTCCAGGAAATGATGTGAGCCGACTGGCACCACCAGATCCAGAAATAACCGAGCGCCGCCAGCCAGCAGAGGATGCCGAGGCCGTAAGCGGCGCGGTTCCAGCCGCTAAAAACAGGATCGAATGTATCTGCGGCGGCGGCTTTCGCCGTCCTGGCACGGTGGCCGATTTCCGAACCAATGCTCATGCCGTCACCTTCAGGCCGAAAGTGGGACCGGCGGTGCGGATGATCGTATCAATATCGGAGAGAGCGGGCGTGAAGCCGAGTTCCGCCTTCGCTCTTGCCGTGTCGGCAAAGAGGATCGGCGGATCGCCGGCCCGGCGGGGCCGATAACGGACGGGAACTTCAAGGCCGGTCGCCCGATGGATGGCTTCGAGGATCTCGCGCACCGAAGTGCCTCGGCCGGAGCCGAGATTGACACTGAGCGAGCCGCCGTCGGCCATCAGGTGATTGACGGCGGCAAGATGGGCCTGCGCGAGATCGCTGACATGAATATAGTCGCGCACACAGGTTCCGTCTTCGGTCGGATAATCGGTGCCGAAGATATCGAGCCGCTCCAGCCTGCCGGCGGCAGCGAGAAGGGCGCGAGGGATGAGATGGGTCTCGGGCTGGTGGCGCTCGGCAAGCTCACCCTCCGGATCGGCGCCGGCCGCATTGAAATAACGCAGCGCGGCGAAGCGGATCCCGTAGGCAGCCGCAAAATCCTCGAGCGCCATCTCGAAGATCAGTTTGGTGCGGCCGTAGGGATTGACCGGTTGCTGTGGCGTTTCCTCCCGTATCGGCAGGGTGGCGGGGACGCCATACGTGGCGCAGCTGCTCGAAAAGACGATCCGCTCGATATCCTGGTCGAGGCAGGCCTCCAGCAGCGTCAGGCTGCCGACGACGTTGTTGCGGTAATATTTCCTCGGCATCTCGACGGATTCGCCGACATAGGCATTGGCGCCGCAATGGATGACGCAATCGGGCGAAAACTCCGCGAGGGTCCGGCGCAGTGTCGCTGCATCGGCAAGATCCGCCCGGATCAGCGGCCCCCAGCGGACACTGTCGGCATGCCCCGTCGAGAGATTGTCGTAGGTGACCGGGACCATGCCGGCACGCGCCAGCGTTTTGCAGATATGACTGCCTATGAAACCGGCGCCACCGGTAACCAAGATGTAGCGGGGCATCTCATACGGCCTCCGCCTTCTCGGCGCCGGCCTTCTTTGCGCCAGCAAGCAGGCCGTCGAAATAATCGACGGTGCGCGCCAGGCCGGTTTCGAGGCCGATGCAGGGCTGCCAGCCCAGATCGGCGATCGCCCGGGAAATATCCGGCCGCCGCTGGCGGGGGTCATCGGTGACCGCCGGCAGATGAACGATCCGGGAGCGCGAATTGGTCCGGTCGCGGATGATTTCCGCCAGGCGCCGAACGGTGATCTCGGTCGGGTTGCCGAGGTTGATCGGACCATGGCAGGCGCTGCCGGCGGCCGAGAAACGCAGGAAGCCCTCGACGAGATCGTCGACATAGCAGAAAGAGCGGGTCTGCTGGCCATCGCCATAGATCGTCAGGTCTGCATTGCGCAGCGCCTGCACGATGAAATTGGAGACCACCCGGCCGTCATCCAGACGCATGCGCGGCCCATAGGTGTTGAAGATGCGGCCGACCTTGATGTCGACGCCGTAAGTCCTGTGATAATCGAAGAAGAGGGTCTCGGCGCTGCGTTTGCCCTCGTCGTAGCAGGCGCGCGGTCCGATCGGGTTGACGTTGCCGCAATAGGATTCGTGCTGCGGGCTTT from Rhizobium sp. BT03 harbors:
- the galE gene encoding UDP-glucose 4-epimerase GalE, with amino-acid sequence MPRYILVTGGAGFIGSHICKTLARAGMVPVTYDNLSTGHADSVRWGPLIRADLADAATLRRTLAEFSPDCVIHCGANAYVGESVEMPRKYYRNNVVGSLTLLEACLDQDIERIVFSSSCATYGVPATLPIREETPQQPVNPYGRTKLIFEMALEDFAAAYGIRFAALRYFNAAGADPEGELAERHQPETHLIPRALLAAAGRLERLDIFGTDYPTEDGTCVRDYIHVSDLAQAHLAAVNHLMADGGSLSVNLGSGRGTSVREILEAIHRATGLEVPVRYRPRRAGDPPILFADTARAKAELGFTPALSDIDTIIRTAGPTFGLKVTA
- a CDS encoding UDP-glucuronic acid decarboxylase family protein codes for the protein MRSFVPNEGYSEVTGMPVLKEMGTALVNGGAGFLGSHLCERLLQRGHRVICLDNFSTGRRVNVDHLASNARFHIVEHDIRQPFDIDASLIFNFASPASPPDYQRDPVGTLLTNVLGAVNTLDCARKTGAVVVQSSTSEVYGDPNQSPQHESYCGNVNPIGPRACYDEGKRSAETLFFDYHRTYGVDIKVGRIFNTYGPRMRLDDGRVVSNFIVQALRNADLTIYGDGQQTRSFCYVDDLVEGFLRFSAAGSACHGPINLGNPTEITVRRLAEIIRDRTNSRSRIVHLPAVTDDPRQRRPDISRAIADLGWQPCIGLETGLARTVDYFDGLLAGAKKAGAEKAEAV